In Rhinopithecus roxellana isolate Shanxi Qingling chromosome 4, ASM756505v1, whole genome shotgun sequence, a single genomic region encodes these proteins:
- the LOC115896989 gene encoding 40S ribosomal protein S8 yields MGISRDNWHKRRKTGGKRKPYHKKRKYELGRPAANTKIGPRRIHTVRVRGGNKKYRALRLDVGNFSWGSECCTRKTRIIDVVYNASNNELVRTKTLVKNCIVLIDSTPYRQWYESHYALPLGRKKGAKLTPEEEEILNKKRSKKIQKKYDERKKNAKISSLLEEQFQQGKLLACIASRPGQCGRADGYVLEGKELEFYLRKIKARKGK; encoded by the coding sequence ATGGGCATTTCTCGGGACAACTGGCACAAACGCCGCAAAACCGGGGGCAAGAGAAAGCCCTACCACAAGAAGCGGAAGTATGAGTTGGGGCGCCCGGCTGCCAACACCAAGATTGGCCCCCGCCGCATCCACACAGTCCGTGTGCGGGGAGGGAACAAGAAATACCGTGCCCTGAGGCTGGACGTAGGGAATTTCTCCTGGGGCTCAGAGTGTTGTACTCGTAAAACAAGGATCATCGATGTTGTCTACAATGCATCTAATAATGAGCTGGTCCGTACCAAGACTCTGGTGAAGAATTGCATCGTGCTCATCGACAGCACACCGTACCGACAGTGGTACGAGTCCCACTACGCGCTGCCCCTGGGCCGCAAGAAGGGAGCCAAGCTgactcctgaggaagaagagattttaaacaaaaaacgatctaaaaaaattcagaagaaatatgatgaaaggaaaaagaatgccaAAATCAGCAGTCTCCTGGAGGAGCAGTTCCAGCAGGGCAAGCTTCTTGCATGCATTGCTTCCAGGCCGGGACAGTGTGGCCGAGCAGATGGCTATGTGCTAGAGGGCAAAGAGTTGGAGTTCTATCTTAGGAAAATCAAGGCCCGGAAAGGCAAATAA